One genomic window of Coffea eugenioides isolate CCC68of chromosome 1, Ceug_1.0, whole genome shotgun sequence includes the following:
- the LOC113760024 gene encoding protein FAR1-RELATED SEQUENCE 5-like: MDCSKLAEDGTPELGMEFNSEEDAYQFYNKYAFKMGFSVRKDYLNKDKDGVTTSRRYSCCKEGVKRKYEGDVMPKRTRAPTKTGCGAKMVIVLFRGTMKYRVHDIVLEHNHELHIVQCAHMMPSQRKVSEAQGFQAEISEDAGLSLKQSHELMGKEAGGMGNVGYTREDLKRYLRTRRERSLKYGEAGSMLNYFQEQTLENPSFFHAVQLDCEEQITNIFWADAGMLIDYKFFGDVVTFDTTYKTNKEYRPLGVFVGFNQHRQIVIFGAALMYDETIDSFKWVFGTFLEAMCGKRPSTILTDQDHAMAAALSVVMPETFHGLCTFHIRRNFMKHLGNHYKENSDLPYMFGACMYEFEEVEQFNRVWEAMVKKHDLENNEWLSGLYRIRDKWARCMMKERWTAGMRSTQLSESLNAAIKNHLKLDHDLVQFFRHFNRVVDEKRHNELIAEYEMRQKLPMVGLRQTPMLVHASETYSPTVFVAFQNEYGESTAMVILRQQDAAMIVEFAVMRYDGGPERIVVFNRNDLSVRCSCKKYENEGILCGHALKVFDTVGIKIIPPEYIKRRWTKRARAGDCFDRRRREVVADPKIMISTRYRELAPAMIKVATRAAMSEDTSKVAITVISDLAKRVELLLSESEEQPLQNQKNLNMEERDKIEIVNEMGEAVVARGIKKRGGGKKSRVMRSWIDKFDRVKRKSRLSRTTQTTASESEPTSVSIEEYMFMGCRSSTDSVSTHSMSQTVNGPPNAIAPNIDESETGHRLANQGPPRSVPTEWMHPRFSIFSKYNSVRDVLMEERAALLTHCDVDAYHVFAPSPQGRNNTQGLQLRADVAAPENEIDE; the protein is encoded by the exons ATGGATTGCAGCAAATTGGCAGAAGATGGGACCCCTGAATTAGGAATGGAGTTCAACAGCGAAGAGGATGCGTACCAGTTTTACAACAAATATGCCTTTAAAATGGGTTTTAGTGTACGTAAAGACTATCTGAATAAAGACAAAGACGGCGTGACCACGTCTAGGAGATATAGTTGCTGCAAGGAAGGTGTAAAGCGCAAGTACGAAGGTGATGTGATGCCAAAGAGGACACGAGCGCCGACGAAAACAGGGTGTGGAGCTAAAATGGTTATCGTGTTGTTTAGAGGAACAATGAAGTACCGTGTGCATGACATTGTCTTAGAGCATAACCATGAGTTGCACATTGTTCAATGTGCGCACATGATGCCATCACAAAGAAAAGTGAGCGAGGCTCAAGGATTCCAAGCTGAAATAAGCGAGGACGCTGGGCTTTCATTGAAACAGAGTCATGAACTTATGGGAAAGGAGGCAGGTGGGATGGGAAATGTGGGATATACTCGGGAAGACCTGAAACGATATCTTCGTACTCGACGGGAAAGGAGTTTGAAATATGGAGAAGCAGGTAGCATGCTGAATTATTTTCAAGAGCAAACACTCGAGAATCCATCATTTTTTCATGCCGTACAGTTGGACTGTGAAGAGCAGATAACGAATATCTTTTGGGCTGATGCAGGAATGTTAATTGACTACAAATTTTTTGGAGACGTAGTCACATTCGAtacaacctacaaaacaaataaagaataccGGCCACTTGGAGTGTTTGTGGGTTTTAACCAACATAGGCAAATTGTGATATTCGGTGCTGCCCTTATGTATGATGAGACTATAGATTCTTTCAAATGGGTGTTTGGTACATTTCTAGAAGCAATGTGCGGAAAGCGTCCAAGTACCATACTAACCGACCAAGATCATGCTATGGCAGCCGCTCTTTCAGTTGTTATGCCTGAAACATTTCACGGTCTATGTACGTTTCACATAAGGCGTAATTTTATGAAACATCTTGGCAATCACTACAAGGAAAATAGTGATCTTCCATACATGTTTGGTGCATGCATGTATGAGTTTGAAGAAGTGGAACAATTCAATAGGGTGTGGGAGGCGATGGTGAAGAAACACGatcttgaaaataatgaatggcTCTCCGGATTGTATAGAATTCGTGATAAATGGGCAAGGTGCAtgatgaaagaaagatggaCCGCTGGAATGCGAAGCACCCAACTCAGCGAAAGCCTAAATGCAGCaattaaaaatcatttgaaactggATCATGACCTTGTGCAGTTCTTTAGACATTTCAATCGGGTGGTTGATGAAAAGAGACATAATGAACTGATCGCAGAATATGAAATGAGGCAAAAGCTCCCCATGGTCGGGTTAAGGCAAACACCTATGCTCGTGCATGCATCAGAGACGTATTCACCAACCGTATTTGTTGCATTCCAAAATGAATATGGCGAGTCAACAGCTATGGTTATATTGAGACAGCAAGATGCAGCGATGATTGTGGAGTTTGCGGTCATGAGGTATGATGGAGGACCTGAAAGAATAGTGGTATTCAATCGGAATGATCTAAGTGTACGTTGTAGTTGCAAAAAATACGAGAATGAAGGCATTTTATGTGGGCACGCGTTGAAGGTGTTTGATACTGTGGGCATAAAAATAATTCCTCCTGAATACATTAAGAGGCGATGGACAAAAAGAGCTCGGGCTGGAGACTGTTTTGATCGGCGAAGACGGGAAGTTGTGGCTGATCCTAAAATAATGATTTCAACTCGTTATCGGGAGCTCGCTCCAGCCATGATTAAGGTCGCAACTCGAGCAGCAATGTCGGAGGACACCAGCAAAGTAGCAATCACTGTCATATCCGATTTGGCAAAGAGAGTTGAGCTCCTCCTCTCAGAAAGTGAAGAACAACCtttgcaaaatcaaaaaaatctgaATATGGAGGAAcgggataaaattgaaattgtgAATGAAATGGGGGAGGCAGTAGTCGCAAGAGGCATTAAAAAACGAGGTGGTGGGAAGAAAAGTAGAGTGATGCGAAGTTGGATCGATAAATTTGACagagtaaaaagaaaatctagatTATCAAGGACTACACAGACTACg GCCTCAGAATCGGAGCCGACATCGGTTTCAATTGAGGAATACATGTTTATGGGATGTCGTTCATCTACTGACTCTGTTTCG ACGCATTCAATGAGCCAGACAGTGAATGGCCCTCCAAACGCTATTGCTCCGAATATCGATGAAAGTGAAACG GGTCACCGTTTGGCTAATCAGGGGCCTCCTAGAAGTGTCCCTACAGAATGGATGCATCCcagattttctattttttccaaGTATAACTCTGTAAGAGATGTCTTAATG GAGGAGCGTGCAGCACTTTTAACACACTGTGATGTTGATGCATATCATGTATTTGCACCTTCACCCCAG GGAAGAAATAACACCCAGGGATTGCAACTTCGCGCTGACGTCGCCGCCCCCGAGAATGAGATTGATGAATGA